A single window of Vibrio stylophorae DNA harbors:
- the csrD gene encoding RNase E specificity factor CsrD, producing the protein MSANPGMKLTNRLVAFVTLIVVGAIFVVFVGGAISFQRLGNAFIERSMSNMVTVLDRQLARGQSKAEIAQWLPTLLQGSDITKLVIQRDQQVVFEYQSTQINHDLALQFDYPLPSQPGYQVHLVVQPAYKEITESFEALSALSIALILVMAGLVWGGGWLRRQFAGAELLEYRARMILAGRGEKYSQGHPSEWPAAASQVIDNLMLELKDARQERSRFDTFIRTHTFLDQLTGAANRVLFDSRLQAVVQEQGSYGGVIFVRLTDWEDLSDKLGHPQCDELIQEVSVVLSNAVQRYPDAVLSRYFDGAFAIMLAQQAPQESASFAAHLMRLLARIAPPAPVYKDNWFHIGMTTYQQGDSRGRLMDELEMALRSAELDGANSWHSFDKPSQPHNSRGSVRWRTLFEAVLAQGGPALFEQPVFMTDGKTRLHDELFARIRDENGVIIKASRFMPALSDVGMNIAFDKAVVQQGLKKLLARQDQMAISLNLSGESLINEAFQRWLRYELLSLPRAYLPRIYIETTEGFLVQHLDAMRPIAHFLVAMGCKLVVDQAGRTVVSTYYIKDLKVDVVKLHRSLIRDIGHRPENQLFIRSLLGACGASPVSVIAVGVETEAEWQVVRNLGVQGVQGRYFGAELSQQRTVRTRPNSYQRPRTRWSKK; encoded by the coding sequence GTGAGCGCAAATCCAGGGATGAAATTAACCAATCGCTTGGTGGCCTTTGTCACATTGATCGTTGTCGGTGCGATTTTTGTCGTTTTCGTCGGTGGCGCGATTAGTTTTCAACGGCTCGGTAATGCCTTTATCGAGCGCAGCATGTCTAACATGGTGACCGTGTTGGATCGTCAGCTTGCCCGCGGTCAATCCAAGGCTGAAATCGCCCAGTGGTTGCCGACGCTCTTGCAAGGATCTGATATTACGAAATTGGTGATCCAGCGCGATCAGCAAGTTGTCTTTGAATATCAATCCACACAAATCAATCACGATCTGGCGCTGCAATTTGACTATCCATTACCAAGTCAGCCCGGCTATCAGGTTCATTTAGTGGTGCAGCCTGCCTATAAAGAGATCACCGAAAGTTTTGAGGCACTATCCGCATTGTCCATTGCGCTAATTTTAGTGATGGCGGGTTTGGTCTGGGGCGGCGGCTGGTTGCGCCGTCAGTTTGCTGGCGCCGAATTGCTGGAGTATCGCGCGCGAATGATCCTCGCTGGTCGCGGCGAAAAATACAGTCAAGGACACCCATCTGAGTGGCCTGCCGCTGCAAGTCAAGTGATTGATAATTTAATGCTGGAGCTCAAAGATGCCCGCCAAGAGCGCAGCCGATTTGATACCTTTATTCGCACTCATACCTTTTTAGATCAGCTAACGGGCGCAGCCAATCGCGTGCTTTTTGATAGCCGTTTGCAAGCTGTGGTGCAAGAGCAAGGGAGCTATGGCGGGGTGATCTTTGTGCGCCTGACTGATTGGGAAGATCTTTCCGATAAATTGGGGCATCCACAGTGTGATGAGTTGATTCAAGAGGTCAGTGTCGTGCTGTCTAATGCTGTTCAGCGTTATCCAGATGCCGTGCTCTCTCGCTATTTTGATGGCGCTTTTGCGATTATGTTAGCGCAGCAAGCGCCGCAGGAAAGTGCCTCTTTTGCCGCCCATCTGATGCGTTTACTCGCACGTATTGCGCCGCCTGCACCTGTGTATAAAGACAATTGGTTCCATATTGGCATGACCACCTATCAGCAAGGAGATAGTCGTGGCCGCTTAATGGATGAGCTGGAGATGGCGCTACGCAGCGCGGAGCTCGATGGTGCCAATAGCTGGCATAGCTTTGATAAACCCTCACAACCGCACAATAGTCGCGGTAGTGTGCGTTGGCGAACCTTGTTTGAGGCGGTGCTTGCGCAAGGTGGTCCTGCGCTGTTTGAGCAGCCCGTGTTTATGACCGATGGCAAAACACGCCTGCATGATGAACTGTTTGCGCGTATTCGCGATGAAAACGGGGTGATCATTAAGGCTTCTCGCTTTATGCCCGCACTTTCTGATGTGGGGATGAATATCGCGTTTGATAAGGCGGTGGTGCAGCAAGGACTGAAAAAACTGTTGGCGCGACAAGATCAGATGGCCATTTCTTTGAATTTGTCGGGCGAGAGCCTGATCAATGAAGCCTTCCAACGTTGGTTGCGCTATGAGTTGTTATCTTTGCCGCGTGCCTATTTACCCCGAATCTATATAGAAACAACGGAAGGATTTTTGGTCCAGCATTTAGACGCCATGCGCCCCATCGCACACTTTTTGGTGGCCATGGGCTGCAAGTTGGTGGTGGATCAAGCGGGGCGCACTGTGGTGAGTACCTACTACATCAAGGATCTCAAAGTTGATGTGGTGAAATTGCATCGTAGTTTGATTCGAGATATTGGCCATCGGCCAGAAAATCAACTATTTATACGTAGTCTACTTGGCGCTTGTGGCGCAAGTCCGGTATCCGTGATTGCGGTGGGGGTTGAAACTGAAGCAGAGTGGCAAGTGGTGCGTAATTTGGGGGTTCAAGGGGTACAAGGCCGCTATTTTGGTGCGGAATTGTCGCAGCAAAGAACTGTGAGGACTCGCCCAAATTCCTATCAAAGACCAAGAACAAGATGGTCAAAGAAATGA
- a CDS encoding LysR family transcriptional regulator yields MDWVTCSQSFLIIWQQGSLAKAAETLGCARSQLTKRLQWLEQQLSCQLLIRDRQQLQLTDEGAAFLQRCQPFLQSWQQLSAPLDQPSLHLYRDISLPSCILLSWTQFCQSTWPDVHFTYLGANDLMQNQASTDEFWLSARPSLNPLHQNTPLMRCEWHLYRSPAATQQPHLLTLPPFQHSQIPPYLGLQKTIQDYDFGLLMQFAQRGQGYLLGHPLLMACQPQQLVRHDAALLIEPIELYLVSCASDDQKTRLWQARLQQWLLSLGLSPAQLER; encoded by the coding sequence ATGGATTGGGTGACATGTAGTCAAAGCTTTCTGATCATTTGGCAACAAGGCAGCTTAGCAAAAGCCGCAGAAACCTTAGGTTGTGCGCGCTCACAGCTGACCAAACGCCTGCAATGGCTAGAGCAACAACTCAGTTGCCAATTGTTGATTCGCGATCGCCAGCAGCTACAGCTCACCGATGAAGGCGCGGCTTTTTTACAGCGCTGCCAGCCATTCTTACAAAGTTGGCAACAGCTCAGCGCACCACTGGACCAGCCCAGTTTGCATCTGTATCGAGATATCAGCTTACCGAGCTGCATTTTGCTTAGCTGGACGCAATTTTGCCAAAGCACTTGGCCCGATGTGCATTTTACTTATTTAGGCGCCAATGATTTGATGCAAAACCAAGCCAGTACCGATGAGTTCTGGCTCAGTGCTCGCCCAAGCCTCAATCCACTTCATCAAAATACGCCACTGATGCGCTGTGAATGGCACCTTTATCGCTCGCCAGCTGCCACGCAGCAACCCCATTTATTGACGTTACCACCTTTTCAGCATTCACAAATCCCACCCTATTTAGGCCTGCAAAAAACCATCCAAGACTATGATTTTGGCTTGTTGATGCAATTTGCCCAGCGAGGTCAAGGCTATCTGCTCGGTCATCCGTTACTGATGGCCTGCCAGCCGCAGCAATTGGTGAGGCATGATGCCGCACTGCTCATTGAGCCCATTGAACTTTATTTGGTGAGCTGTGCCAGCGACGATCAAAAAACGCGCCTATGGCAGGCGCGTTTACAACAATGGTTACTAAGTTTAGGGCTCAGCCCCGCTCAACTCGAGCGCTGA
- a CDS encoding flavin prenyltransferase UbiX, with translation MSDSALNPRTITLAWTGASGAPYGLRLLQQLIAAEYRVNLLISSAARVVLATEHGLKLSGNPEKAKAQLVAHLECDSALLEVCGKDDWFSPVASGSAAPKQMVICPCSMGTVASVAHGLSDNLLQRAADVVQKERGQLIMVVRETPFSTQHLANMHALSQRGVTIMPAAPGFYHQPQSIDDLVDFMVARILDHLKIEQVLVPRWGYDQRSS, from the coding sequence ATGTCTGACTCTGCATTGAATCCGCGCACCATTACGCTTGCTTGGACTGGGGCCTCTGGTGCGCCCTATGGACTTCGATTGTTGCAGCAACTGATTGCCGCTGAGTACCGCGTGAATTTGTTGATCTCTTCAGCTGCGCGGGTGGTGCTGGCAACCGAACATGGTTTAAAGCTTTCTGGCAATCCAGAAAAAGCCAAAGCGCAGCTGGTGGCACACCTTGAGTGTGATTCCGCATTGCTTGAGGTGTGTGGTAAGGATGATTGGTTCTCGCCTGTGGCCTCTGGCTCAGCTGCGCCTAAGCAGATGGTCATTTGCCCTTGCTCCATGGGCACCGTCGCTTCGGTGGCACATGGTTTGTCTGATAACTTGCTTCAGCGCGCCGCCGATGTGGTGCAAAAGGAGCGAGGTCAGCTGATTATGGTAGTCCGCGAAACGCCATTTTCTACACAGCATTTAGCCAATATGCATGCACTCTCGCAGCGTGGGGTAACCATTATGCCTGCCGCGCCTGGTTTTTATCACCAGCCACAAAGCATTGATGATTTAGTTGATTTTATGGTGGCCCGTATTTTGGACCACCTGAAGATTGAACAAGTCTTGGTGCCGCGCTGGGGTTATGATCAGCGCTCGAGTTGA
- the mpl gene encoding UDP-N-acetylmuramate:L-alanyl-gamma-D-glutamyl-meso-diaminopimelate ligase: MHIHILGICGTFMGGAAVLAAKMGHKVTGSDANVYPPMSTLLEEQGIEIIEGYNPEQLDPAPDLVVIGNAMSRGNLCVEYVLNHKLPYVSGPQWLHDFLLKDRWVLAVSGTHGKTTTSSMLAWILEDCGYAPGFLVGGVLGNFGVSARLGESDFFVVEADEYDSAFFDKRSKFVHYHPNTLVINNLEFDHADIFSDLSDIQRQFHHLVRTVPGIGRIITPTQTPAIEEVLAQGCWSEREFVGEEGDWQAKKHHADGRAFTVYFEGEAVGEVNWLLVGDHNVHNALMAIAAARHVGVQPELACQALGRFINTKRRLELKGCVQDISIYDDFAHHPTAIELTLGGLRAKVGESRILAVLEPRSATMKLGVHKAQIADALQAADAVFLYQPDNIPWSVQDVADGCVQSSFVSDDIDTLVAAIVAEAKPGDQILVMSNGGFGGIHNKLLSALLAREAAL; this comes from the coding sequence ATGCATATTCATATTCTGGGAATCTGTGGCACCTTTATGGGCGGTGCCGCTGTTTTGGCCGCCAAGATGGGGCATAAAGTCACAGGGAGCGATGCCAATGTCTACCCTCCCATGAGTACGCTGCTCGAAGAGCAGGGGATTGAGATTATTGAGGGGTATAACCCTGAGCAGCTTGATCCTGCGCCAGATTTGGTGGTGATTGGTAATGCCATGAGTCGCGGTAATCTGTGTGTTGAATATGTGCTGAACCATAAATTGCCTTATGTTTCTGGGCCGCAGTGGCTGCATGATTTTCTCCTCAAGGATCGCTGGGTGCTGGCCGTTTCTGGTACCCATGGTAAAACTACCACGTCGAGCATGTTGGCTTGGATTTTGGAAGATTGCGGTTATGCGCCGGGCTTTTTAGTCGGTGGCGTGCTGGGTAACTTTGGCGTCTCTGCGCGCCTTGGTGAGTCTGATTTCTTTGTGGTCGAAGCCGATGAATATGACAGCGCCTTCTTTGATAAGCGCTCCAAATTTGTCCACTACCATCCCAACACATTGGTGATCAATAACCTTGAATTTGACCATGCGGATATTTTCTCAGATCTTAGCGATATTCAGCGTCAGTTCCACCACTTGGTGCGCACCGTACCAGGCATCGGTCGTATCATTACGCCAACGCAAACCCCAGCCATTGAAGAGGTGCTTGCACAAGGCTGCTGGAGTGAGCGTGAGTTCGTCGGTGAAGAGGGCGATTGGCAGGCGAAAAAACATCATGCCGATGGTCGTGCCTTCACGGTTTATTTTGAAGGTGAAGCTGTGGGTGAGGTTAATTGGCTGCTGGTGGGCGATCACAACGTGCACAACGCGTTGATGGCCATTGCAGCTGCGCGTCATGTCGGGGTGCAACCTGAACTTGCTTGCCAAGCATTGGGCCGTTTTATCAATACCAAGCGTCGTCTTGAGCTTAAAGGCTGCGTGCAGGATATCTCGATTTATGACGATTTTGCCCATCACCCAACGGCAATTGAATTAACCCTCGGTGGCTTGCGCGCAAAAGTGGGTGAGTCGCGTATTTTGGCGGTGCTTGAGCCGCGCTCTGCGACCATGAAGCTGGGTGTTCATAAAGCGCAAATTGCAGACGCCTTGCAAGCGGCGGATGCCGTGTTCTTGTATCAGCCGGATAATATTCCTTGGTCCGTACAAGATGTAGCAGATGGCTGTGTGCAATCAAGCTTTGTCAGCGATGATATTGATACGCTGGTGGCGGCGATAGTGGCAGAGGCGAAACCAGGCGATCAAATTTTGGTGATGAGTAACGGCGGTTTTGGCGGTATTCACAATAAATTGCTGAGTGCGCTGTTAGCGCGTGAAGCGGCGCTTTAG
- the fbp gene encoding class 1 fructose-bisphosphatase, whose product MSHILTLGEFIIANQHNFPHAKGELSSLLSAISLAAKVVHREINKAGLIDILGPTGSENIQGEQQQKLDHFANEVFKQAMAARDQICGVASEEEDDIICFEHNRDANYVVLMDPLDGSSNIDVNVSVGTIFSIYRRQTPRGSAVSIEDFLQPGRQQVAAGYVIYGSSTMLVYSTGHGVHGFTFDPSVGEFYLSHGNMSTPKQGKIYSINEGHYQRFPQGIKDYLKYCQSEDASTQRPYSARYIGSLVSDFHRNLLVGGIFLYPSSQAHPQGKLRLLYECNPMAFLIEQAGGKASDGQQPILDLSPQDLHQRVPLIIGSANMVSHVEQLLNRSQSLEKHIEKQA is encoded by the coding sequence ATGTCCCATATTCTCACACTTGGTGAATTTATCATCGCCAATCAACACAATTTTCCACACGCTAAAGGTGAATTGAGCTCCCTGCTCAGTGCCATCTCGCTCGCCGCCAAAGTCGTTCACAGAGAAATTAACAAAGCCGGTTTAATCGATATTTTAGGCCCCACGGGCAGTGAAAATATTCAAGGTGAGCAACAACAAAAGCTCGACCATTTTGCCAATGAGGTATTTAAACAAGCGATGGCTGCGCGCGATCAAATCTGCGGCGTAGCCAGTGAAGAGGAAGATGACATCATCTGCTTTGAGCACAATCGCGATGCCAACTACGTGGTACTCATGGATCCGCTGGATGGCTCATCAAATATTGATGTGAATGTTTCTGTGGGGACGATTTTTTCCATCTATCGCCGACAAACCCCACGGGGCAGCGCTGTCTCTATTGAAGATTTTCTACAACCGGGTCGCCAGCAAGTGGCCGCAGGTTATGTGATTTATGGCTCTTCAACCATGCTAGTGTATAGCACCGGGCATGGCGTTCATGGGTTTACCTTTGACCCCAGTGTCGGCGAGTTCTATCTCTCCCACGGCAATATGAGCACACCCAAGCAAGGCAAAATCTATTCCATTAACGAAGGTCATTACCAACGCTTTCCGCAAGGAATTAAAGACTATCTCAAATATTGTCAAAGCGAAGATGCCAGCACGCAGCGCCCTTACAGCGCGCGCTATATTGGCTCCCTCGTCTCTGACTTTCATCGCAACCTTTTGGTTGGCGGCATCTTTTTATATCCCAGCAGCCAAGCACACCCGCAGGGAAAATTGCGCCTTCTCTATGAATGTAATCCCATGGCTTTTTTGATTGAGCAAGCCGGCGGTAAAGCCAGTGATGGCCAGCAGCCTATTTTGGATCTATCGCCTCAGGATCTCCACCAGCGGGTGCCGCTGATCATCGGCTCTGCGAATATGGTGAGTCATGTGGAACAGCTACTCAATCGCAGCCAATCGCTTGAGAAACATATTGAAAAACAAGCTTAA
- the ppa gene encoding inorganic diphosphatase encodes MSLKNVPAGKALPDDLYVVIEIPANADPIKYEVDKDTGALFVDRFMTAPMFYPANYGYINNTLSLDGDPVDVLVPTPYPLAPGSVIRCRPVGMLKMTDESGEDAKVLAVPHSKVTPMFDHIQGIGDVCPQLKAQIQHFFERYKELEPNKWVRVEGWSDISDARDEILTAYERAQQS; translated from the coding sequence ATGAGTTTAAAGAACGTTCCTGCTGGTAAAGCACTGCCCGATGATCTCTACGTTGTCATTGAGATCCCAGCCAATGCCGATCCCATCAAATATGAAGTGGATAAAGACACTGGCGCGCTGTTTGTTGATCGCTTTATGACGGCACCGATGTTTTACCCAGCCAACTATGGTTATATTAACAACACCCTATCGCTCGACGGCGATCCAGTGGATGTACTGGTTCCGACCCCCTATCCCTTAGCGCCGGGCAGCGTGATCCGCTGTCGCCCCGTGGGCATGCTAAAGATGACCGATGAATCTGGTGAAGATGCAAAGGTGCTAGCCGTGCCACACAGTAAAGTCACCCCGATGTTTGATCATATTCAAGGGATTGGCGATGTATGCCCACAGCTCAAAGCGCAAATTCAGCACTTTTTTGAGCGTTACAAAGAGCTAGAGCCAAATAAATGGGTTCGTGTTGAAGGCTGGTCTGATATTAGTGATGCGCGTGATGAGATCCTCACAGCCTATGAGCGAGCGCAGCAGTCGTAA
- a CDS encoding rhodanese-like domain-containing protein, whose product MARASALFIAIVQGRKKEVMYRLNLKQAQRLLALGLALLGTNAAQAKIVSEAEFWRLAKAPEAVIIDVRTAQEFADEHLTGAINIPFDQIEQRRSELPRDKSQPLLIYCRSGRRAEVADASLNAMGYQHVANGLGYQQLQAAKPTK is encoded by the coding sequence ATGGCGCGCGCAAGCGCGCTTTTTATTGCCATTGTTCAAGGAAGGAAAAAAGAAGTGATGTACCGACTGAATTTAAAACAAGCACAACGCCTTTTGGCTCTAGGTCTTGCCCTACTGGGAACAAACGCTGCACAGGCTAAAATTGTTTCCGAAGCTGAATTTTGGCGATTGGCCAAAGCGCCTGAAGCAGTGATCATCGATGTGCGCACCGCGCAAGAATTTGCCGATGAGCACCTCACCGGTGCAATTAATATCCCCTTTGATCAAATTGAGCAGCGCCGAAGCGAATTACCCCGAGACAAAAGCCAGCCACTACTGATCTATTGTCGGTCAGGGCGACGCGCGGAAGTCGCTGATGCAAGTTTAAACGCGATGGGCTATCAGCACGTTGCCAATGGCCTTGGCTACCAACAACTGCAGGCAGCCAAGCCAACAAAATAA
- the tamB gene encoding autotransporter assembly complex protein TamB, whose protein sequence is MLILKKLWRYVCRPVLCFCLFLLVLALFVIATPWGLSLGLWSAQKALPELSIESHQGSVLGGFSLTNIQFKDPELGVDFALAQFEFDWQAKSLLEGHLHVQRLAALGLQFAMAETNPQTPKTNQQSQAAQSAPEVEPSASLSLPITIAVDQLLLQDGDVKVPNTEIKWKKIETGAQLSDAQGVHVLPTVIDGLGIILTGYSDEPTQLPLPVIAVPFPIQLDDFAVRNIYVEEQIAKNKMRFVTLPNGRVSAAMQGSDINISQLLVESREYGDVSGHGNIRLAGDYPLDVQLKAQPNFTPFTKTKLTADVSGSLMKMAVSLRAKGELNAIAKASFEPFTEQFPFRLSLNSRQVSWPFTPVKGESATKVNDLQFTAGGNLNRYQLSLKGDVQYDDFPKVLVNAKGFGDLNQLTLKQGDFNLLDGTIAVQGKVDWRKQVNWQSTWQLSGLNIASWRPDWDGTLKGRLSIDGDIGSNGETHIDFKDVALNGRHRQLPLQLVGDAKLTVADEMRFDSDGLTLSHGPNKVLVKGYVTDQWRLTMSLNGPNLADSYPPLHGSVMGDVSIRGALKQPKIKTSLTGRNLIWQDEYRVAQVDVDGLYQGEKAQNKLTLRVVKVKADPIDIRQANLALTGNLAQHQLTLNMSGTPLATKLKLTGGYQDKTGWQGELASAEITTPLGPWLLDKATQIQWQQKKQQLSVSPHCWNHNDSSLCQVTAMELGEKGQFHFTMRDFNLVELEPYLSNDMALSGVLNADAKGAWLRGQTPQMTVSVDSPNGQFSQRYDDWLRVPWQNVQIEASVDHQKVATQWQLNLKDNGAISGVANFDSVDMARANIDGRLSLTPIQLDFLQPILGQRSLLSGQLSGDVQLAGPVLQPLVNGSIRLEKLAMKGDNSPVIVNQGDIDLNLQGQKADLRGKLQTPEGQLTLKGDASWPNLDTWQANLLVQGKDLEVAVPPEVSLRVSPNLTLTASPGKAHISGRIDVPWGRIQVEALPDSARGLSPDLVILNEQYQPISEDPAYTLNVTSDVLLSIGDDVRIEAFGLKGDLNGVLKIRQTTKKGPQINGEISINNGTYKSFGQDLMIRKGQILFSGPPEQPYLAIEAIRNPDNTEDDVIAGIKVTGPAEEPIAEVFSEPSMPQVNAISYLLRGRNLDSDSDANGMTTALISLGLAQSGKLVGQIGEAFGVQELALDTAGSGDDTQVTVSGYILPDLQLKYGVGIFNSLGEFTLRYRLMKDLYLEAVSGVDSAVDLLYQFEFN, encoded by the coding sequence TTGTTGATTCTGAAAAAGCTTTGGCGTTATGTCTGTCGGCCAGTGCTTTGCTTCTGCCTATTCTTACTTGTATTGGCGCTCTTTGTGATCGCAACGCCTTGGGGCTTGTCTCTGGGGTTGTGGAGTGCACAAAAGGCATTGCCTGAGCTATCCATTGAATCACATCAAGGCAGTGTATTGGGCGGATTTTCTCTGACCAATATTCAGTTCAAAGATCCTGAGTTAGGCGTCGATTTTGCCCTTGCACAGTTTGAGTTTGACTGGCAGGCGAAAAGTTTACTTGAAGGTCACTTACATGTGCAGCGACTGGCTGCGCTGGGCCTTCAATTTGCGATGGCAGAAACCAATCCCCAAACGCCGAAAACAAATCAACAGTCACAGGCTGCTCAGAGTGCGCCTGAAGTAGAGCCTTCTGCTTCACTTTCCTTGCCAATTACCATTGCCGTTGATCAACTGCTACTTCAAGACGGTGATGTAAAAGTTCCAAATACAGAGATCAAATGGAAAAAAATTGAGACGGGTGCACAGCTCAGTGACGCGCAGGGCGTGCATGTATTGCCAACCGTTATTGATGGCTTGGGCATTATTTTAACGGGCTATAGTGACGAGCCGACACAATTGCCATTGCCAGTCATTGCCGTACCTTTCCCGATTCAGCTGGATGACTTTGCTGTACGCAATATCTATGTTGAAGAGCAGATTGCGAAAAACAAAATGCGCTTTGTCACGTTGCCCAATGGCCGAGTGAGTGCGGCGATGCAGGGAAGTGATATCAACATCAGTCAATTGTTAGTTGAGAGCCGTGAATATGGCGATGTATCAGGACATGGCAATATTCGGCTTGCAGGTGATTATCCTTTGGATGTTCAGTTAAAAGCGCAGCCCAACTTTACGCCTTTTACGAAAACGAAGCTCACTGCCGATGTCAGTGGTAGTCTGATGAAGATGGCGGTTTCTTTGCGCGCCAAAGGTGAGCTCAATGCGATAGCCAAGGCGAGTTTTGAGCCTTTTACTGAGCAGTTTCCTTTCCGTTTATCACTCAATAGTCGTCAAGTCAGTTGGCCTTTTACGCCAGTAAAAGGGGAAAGCGCCACCAAGGTGAATGATCTGCAATTTACTGCGGGTGGCAACCTCAATCGTTATCAGCTGTCACTAAAAGGTGATGTGCAATATGACGATTTTCCTAAAGTGCTCGTCAATGCCAAAGGCTTTGGCGATCTTAATCAGCTGACCTTAAAGCAGGGTGATTTTAACCTGCTTGATGGCACCATTGCGGTGCAGGGCAAAGTAGATTGGCGCAAGCAAGTCAATTGGCAATCCACTTGGCAGTTATCTGGGTTAAATATTGCAAGCTGGCGGCCAGATTGGGATGGGACGTTAAAGGGACGATTGTCCATTGATGGCGATATCGGCAGCAATGGCGAAACCCATATCGACTTTAAGGATGTCGCGCTCAATGGTCGTCATCGCCAGCTACCATTGCAGTTGGTTGGGGATGCCAAACTGACGGTTGCAGATGAAATGCGCTTTGATAGTGATGGCCTCACCCTGAGCCATGGCCCCAACAAAGTATTGGTGAAAGGTTATGTGACCGATCAATGGCGTTTAACCATGAGCTTGAATGGACCCAATTTAGCCGATAGCTATCCCCCATTGCATGGTTCGGTTATGGGTGATGTGTCAATTCGCGGTGCGCTGAAACAACCCAAGATTAAAACATCCTTAACGGGTCGAAATCTGATTTGGCAAGATGAGTATCGGGTGGCGCAAGTCGATGTGGATGGCCTGTATCAAGGGGAGAAGGCGCAGAATAAATTGACGTTGCGCGTGGTGAAAGTCAAAGCAGATCCCATTGATATTCGCCAGGCCAACTTGGCATTAACGGGGAATCTTGCGCAGCACCAATTGACCTTGAATATGTCAGGGACACCACTGGCCACCAAACTTAAATTAACCGGTGGCTATCAAGATAAAACGGGTTGGCAGGGTGAATTGGCATCGGCTGAGATCACCACGCCACTTGGTCCGTGGTTGCTAGACAAAGCGACGCAAATTCAATGGCAACAGAAAAAACAGCAGTTGTCAGTCTCGCCGCACTGTTGGAATCATAATGATTCATCACTGTGCCAAGTGACAGCCATGGAGCTTGGCGAAAAAGGACAGTTCCATTTCACCATGCGTGATTTCAATCTCGTGGAATTGGAACCCTATCTTTCTAATGATATGGCGCTTTCCGGTGTGCTGAATGCGGATGCCAAAGGCGCATGGCTACGCGGTCAGACGCCACAAATGACAGTATCAGTCGATAGCCCCAATGGTCAGTTTTCTCAACGTTATGATGATTGGCTACGCGTGCCTTGGCAAAATGTTCAGATTGAAGCCTCTGTTGATCATCAGAAAGTAGCAACCCAGTGGCAATTGAACCTTAAAGATAACGGCGCTATTTCTGGTGTTGCCAATTTTGACAGTGTTGATATGGCGCGTGCCAATATTGATGGCCGTTTGTCACTGACGCCGATTCAGCTTGATTTCTTGCAGCCAATTTTGGGTCAGCGCAGCCTATTATCTGGACAGCTGTCCGGTGATGTTCAATTGGCCGGGCCGGTATTACAGCCTCTGGTGAATGGCAGTATTCGTCTTGAAAAATTAGCGATGAAGGGTGACAACTCACCAGTGATCGTCAATCAAGGCGATATTGATCTCAACCTGCAAGGGCAAAAAGCTGATTTGCGAGGGAAGCTGCAAACGCCTGAAGGGCAATTGACCTTAAAAGGCGACGCCAGCTGGCCAAATTTAGATACTTGGCAAGCGAACTTATTGGTACAAGGGAAAGATTTGGAAGTAGCGGTGCCACCGGAAGTGAGTTTGCGCGTGTCGCCAAATTTAACCTTGACTGCTTCTCCGGGCAAGGCGCATATCAGTGGCCGCATTGATGTACCGTGGGGGCGTATTCAGGTCGAAGCATTGCCTGATTCTGCACGCGGTTTATCGCCCGATTTGGTGATCTTGAATGAGCAATATCAGCCCATTAGTGAAGATCCTGCCTATACACTGAATGTGACCTCAGATGTTTTGTTGTCCATTGGTGATGATGTGCGAATTGAAGCCTTTGGCTTAAAAGGCGATCTCAATGGTGTTTTAAAAATTCGGCAAACCACCAAGAAAGGGCCGCAAATCAATGGTGAGATCTCCATTAATAACGGTACCTATAAATCCTTTGGTCAGGATCTGATGATTCGTAAAGGTCAGATCCTCTTTAGTGGTCCGCCAGAGCAGCCATATTTAGCCATTGAGGCGATTCGTAATCCAGATAATACCGAAGATGATGTGATTGCCGGTATTAAGGTGACAGGTCCTGCTGAAGAGCCGATTGCAGAAGTGTTCTCGGAGCCTTCGATGCCGCAGGTGAATGCGATCTCCTATTTGCTACGCGGTCGTAATTTAGATAGCGACTCTGATGCCAATGGCATGACCACAGCCTTGATTAGTTTGGGCTTAGCACAAAGCGGTAAATTAGTGGGGCAGATTGGTGAAGCCTTTGGCGTGCAAGAGCTCGCGCTAGATACCGCAGGTTCCGGTGATGACACGCAAGTGACCGTGAGTGGTTATATTTTGCCGGATTTACAGCTTAAATATGGTGTCGGGATCTTTAACTCGCTGGGTGAGTTTACTTTGCGCTATCGCTTGATGAAGGATCTCTATCTAGAAGCCGTCTCAGGTGTCGATAGCGCTGTCGACTTGCTCTATCAATTTGAATTTAATTGA